From the genome of Streptomyces sp. NBC_01317, one region includes:
- a CDS encoding SMI1/KNR4 family protein, which produces MRATFADFTTDPPRRGPGAARFENCRIAPDHLAIDAGGSATFDFLPADVFPPGEGGTPEELALTVTALVPSNGESPEGTPIEVTVNGRAVVADSAVSGEVVPGEAVFAVPGALLVPHTNTLRLRHPAGARGGLRLYWIALDPSRTTGDVPRTTSDPSRTTGGADRVTGGADRTTAEVAAGEAVFTFLTERRAHTSASWRPAPRLTVHLDRAGRSLPEQLSWRGEDGAEAAVAFPPARTEFYGHHRAADGSLTEYRGVLEERAALPEGPYTGPCAGTAPHRFRTEESRGDGDWHASGELRLLIEDGGAPVERVTWHDRAGDSGSLALRRGGPDPREEVTGLVTGVRASDEFTEAGEIARNLLDATRHKWLGDGHTAWLEFSLSRPVAVLHYILASANDCGDRDPEDWTLQGSHDGERWVALDSRAGERFPERHQPRGFTLSAGPATAYRHYRLEITRNAGARHVQLSQVRFFASAPEPRGFSGYHQRVNEGPTGYRGTSASTAPEREQGPEPRSEHATDPEPEPEPEPTSGPAAALRTVEKWRGYLAEHSADFLAVPDNEEPDGVTARQRAVGRLLYGGADDERIAALEERLGTRLPPSYRAFLATSDGRLNLSPFMWEMRTAEAVDWFRSESGLWEMLRMDGEEGFEEQTAMMDRALLISEDGDAQYWLLDPGDVSEDGEWAAYIWASWYPGLSERYASFAELVIEERSGFEDE; this is translated from the coding sequence GTGCGAGCGACCTTCGCGGACTTCACCACCGATCCGCCCCGCCGGGGCCCCGGCGCGGCCCGGTTCGAGAACTGCCGTATCGCGCCGGACCATCTCGCGATCGACGCGGGCGGCAGCGCGACGTTCGACTTCCTGCCGGCCGACGTCTTTCCGCCGGGCGAGGGCGGGACGCCCGAGGAGCTGGCCCTCACGGTCACCGCACTGGTCCCCTCGAACGGCGAGTCCCCGGAGGGCACCCCGATCGAGGTCACGGTCAACGGCCGTGCGGTCGTGGCCGATTCCGCCGTGTCGGGCGAAGTCGTGCCCGGGGAGGCGGTGTTCGCGGTGCCCGGCGCGCTTCTGGTTCCGCACACGAACACGCTGCGCCTGCGCCACCCCGCCGGGGCGCGGGGCGGCCTCCGGCTGTACTGGATCGCGCTGGACCCGTCCCGTACGACCGGCGACGTGCCACGTACGACCAGTGACCCGTCCCGTACCACCGGCGGCGCGGACCGCGTCACCGGCGGCGCGGACCGTACGACGGCGGAAGTGGCGGCCGGGGAGGCCGTGTTCACCTTCCTCACCGAGCGCCGCGCCCACACGTCCGCGAGCTGGCGGCCCGCTCCACGGCTGACCGTCCACCTGGACCGTGCCGGGCGCTCACTTCCGGAACAGCTCTCCTGGCGCGGCGAGGACGGTGCGGAGGCGGCGGTCGCCTTCCCTCCGGCGCGGACGGAGTTCTACGGGCACCACCGCGCCGCCGACGGCTCGCTCACGGAGTACCGCGGGGTGCTGGAGGAGCGCGCGGCGCTCCCGGAGGGCCCGTACACCGGCCCCTGCGCGGGCACGGCCCCGCACCGGTTCCGCACGGAGGAGAGCCGGGGCGACGGCGACTGGCACGCCTCCGGCGAGCTGCGGCTGCTGATCGAGGACGGGGGCGCGCCCGTCGAGCGGGTGACGTGGCACGACCGGGCGGGCGATTCTGGCTCGTTGGCGCTGCGGAGGGGCGGGCCCGACCCACGGGAGGAGGTGACCGGGCTGGTGACCGGGGTACGGGCGAGTGATGAGTTCACGGAGGCCGGCGAGATCGCCCGTAACCTCCTCGACGCCACCCGGCACAAGTGGCTGGGCGACGGGCACACCGCCTGGCTGGAGTTCTCCCTGAGCCGGCCGGTCGCCGTCCTCCACTACATACTGGCCTCGGCGAACGACTGCGGCGACCGCGACCCCGAGGACTGGACCCTCCAGGGTTCGCACGACGGCGAGCGGTGGGTCGCGCTCGACTCCCGCGCCGGGGAGCGCTTCCCCGAACGCCACCAGCCCCGGGGCTTCACCCTGTCCGCGGGCCCGGCCACGGCCTACCGCCACTACCGTCTTGAGATCACCCGCAACGCGGGGGCCCGCCATGTCCAGCTCTCCCAGGTGCGATTCTTCGCGTCCGCCCCTGAACCGCGGGGTTTTTCCGGCTACCACCAGCGGGTGAACGAGGGCCCGACCGGCTACCGGGGCACGTCGGCGTCGACCGCCCCGGAGCGAGAGCAGGGGCCGGAGCCGCGGTCCGAGCACGCCACCGACCCGGAACCGGAGCCGGAGCCGGAACCCACGTCCGGCCCGGCGGCCGCACTGCGTACCGTCGAGAAGTGGCGGGGCTACCTCGCCGAACACAGCGCCGACTTCCTGGCCGTACCGGACAACGAGGAGCCGGACGGCGTCACCGCCCGGCAGCGAGCCGTCGGCCGGCTGCTCTACGGAGGCGCCGACGACGAACGGATAGCGGCCCTGGAAGAACGGCTCGGCACGCGGCTCCCGCCGAGCTATCGCGCGTTCCTCGCCACCTCGGACGGTCGGCTGAATCTCAGTCCGTTCATGTGGGAGATGCGGACGGCCGAGGCCGTCGACTGGTTCCGCAGTGAGTCCGGCCTCTGGGAGATGCTCCGGATGGACGGCGAGGAGGGCTTCGAGGAGCAGACCGCGATGATGGACCGCGCGCTGCTGATCTCCGAGGACGGCGACGCGCAGTACTGGCTGCTGGACCCGGGGGACGTGTCGGAGGACGGCGAGTGGGCCGCGTACATCTGGGCGAGCTGGTACCCGGGCCTGAGCGAGAGGTACGCGTCCTTCGCGGAGCTGGTCATCGAGGAGCGCAGCGGGTTCGAGGACGAGTGA
- a CDS encoding sugar-binding transcriptional regulator, whose product MARDADRAADGDPPGHLRDGGRPLMNLGEDREAEAPFAAVDKLLAASVARRFYLEHRSKVDIAKEFRISRFKVARLLDAAVAHDIVRIDITVPAEIDAPLSHALAERFGLRQAVVVDLTRSEGDAVAPGDSRRAGRWLGTAAARLISEISEEGDVLGLDASRTVEALSEAVGRLRSREVVQLTGVHGPDLAHDTAIEAVHRTAAAGRGRAFPLHAPFVLPDAPTAALLRSQPDTAETLGRFGRVTKAVVGIGAWEATLSAVYDALTERERDTYRTLGACAEVAGHLFDRDGRPLPGALDARTIAPSAGQLREIPELIGVAGGVRRAGAIHAVLKSGLLTRVVTDAATARRLLWYEGPDGAARRPDNTARTPDGTARMPDGTARTPDARVVEKAT is encoded by the coding sequence GTGGCACGTGACGCCGACCGCGCCGCCGACGGCGATCCGCCCGGGCACCTCAGGGACGGCGGTCGTCCCCTCATGAACCTGGGCGAAGACCGCGAGGCGGAGGCTCCCTTCGCCGCGGTCGACAAACTGCTCGCCGCGTCCGTCGCCCGGCGTTTCTACCTGGAGCACCGGTCGAAGGTCGACATCGCAAAGGAATTCAGGATCAGCCGGTTCAAAGTGGCACGTCTCCTCGACGCCGCGGTGGCCCACGACATCGTCAGGATCGACATCACCGTCCCCGCCGAGATCGACGCCCCGCTCTCGCACGCCCTGGCCGAACGCTTCGGGCTCCGCCAGGCCGTGGTGGTCGATCTGACCCGGAGCGAGGGCGACGCGGTGGCCCCGGGGGACTCGCGCCGCGCCGGCCGGTGGCTGGGGACGGCGGCGGCCCGGCTGATCTCGGAGATCAGCGAGGAGGGCGACGTCCTCGGGCTGGACGCGAGCCGCACGGTCGAGGCGCTCAGCGAGGCGGTCGGGCGGCTGCGTTCCCGCGAGGTCGTCCAGTTGACCGGGGTGCACGGGCCTGACCTGGCCCACGACACGGCGATCGAGGCGGTCCACCGTACCGCCGCGGCCGGCCGGGGCAGGGCCTTTCCGCTCCACGCCCCGTTCGTCCTGCCCGACGCGCCGACGGCCGCCCTCCTCAGGAGCCAGCCGGACACGGCCGAGACCCTGGGCCGGTTCGGCCGGGTCACCAAGGCCGTCGTCGGCATCGGCGCGTGGGAGGCCACGCTGTCGGCGGTGTACGACGCCCTGACGGAGCGGGAGCGCGACACGTACCGCACACTCGGGGCGTGCGCCGAGGTGGCCGGGCACCTCTTCGACCGGGACGGCCGCCCGCTTCCCGGCGCGTTGGACGCCCGTACGATCGCCCCGAGCGCCGGCCAACTCCGGGAGATTCCCGAGCTGATCGGGGTCGCGGGCGGGGTGCGGAGGGCCGGGGCGATCCACGCCGTCCTGAAGTCCGGGCTTCTCACCCGCGTGGTCACGGACGCGGCCACGGCGCGCCGCCTCCTGTGGTACGAGGGCCCGGACGGCGCGGCGCGGAGACCCGACAACACAGCTCGGACGCCGGACGGCACAGCTCGGATGCCGGACGGCACGGCGCGGACGCCGGACGCCCGTGTGGTGGAGAAGGCCACGTGA